One genomic segment of bacterium includes these proteins:
- a CDS encoding thiamine pyrophosphate-dependent enzyme encodes MTYRDVLEVLATARGACPAIGGPGLLSRLLWATEREHTSIYQMELGYPTAVALGLALALPDERVVAVEGDGSMLAGLGVLTTAARYRAPNLVVLVCDNGVYGTVGGGTVESATRHGVDLAAVADACGWQGTTVVVETTRQAADALSRAWREPGPWLIVARVSHTPNDRAGDVGQIPLDVVEGAMAFRQEILRRTRDAGHDSGSWGSVRP; translated from the coding sequence GTGACCTACCGGGACGTGCTCGAGGTCCTTGCGACCGCGCGCGGCGCCTGCCCCGCCATCGGTGGGCCGGGGCTGCTCTCCCGGCTGCTGTGGGCGACCGAGCGCGAGCATACCAGTATCTACCAGATGGAGCTTGGGTATCCCACCGCCGTCGCGCTGGGGCTGGCGCTGGCGCTGCCCGATGAGCGCGTCGTCGCGGTGGAAGGAGACGGGTCGATGCTTGCCGGGCTCGGTGTGCTGACGACGGCCGCGCGGTATCGTGCCCCCAACCTCGTCGTGCTGGTGTGCGACAACGGCGTGTACGGTACCGTGGGTGGAGGGACGGTGGAGAGCGCAACGCGGCACGGCGTGGATTTGGCGGCGGTGGCGGACGCCTGCGGGTGGCAGGGGACGACGGTCGTAGTTGAGACAACCCGGCAGGCCGCCGACGCCCTGTCGCGGGCCTGGCGCGAGCCCGGCCCTTGGCTCATCGTCGCACGCGTCAGCCACACGCCCAACGACCGCGCGGGCGACGTTGGCCAGATTCCCCTGGACGTCGTTGAAGGGGCGATGGCGTTCCGCCAGGAGATTTTGCGCCGCACCCGCGATGCCGGGCACGATTCTGGGTCGTGGGGCTCAGTCAGGCCGTGA
- the pyrD gene encoding dihydroorotate dehydrogenase (quinone) encodes MNVYRALIRPAAFLLPAETAHHLGLWALRQSRAWEALRPVFTFADPVLHQHAGGLDLRNPVGVAPGFDKDCEVMRGLASLGFGFVEAGTVMPTPREGNPGPRLLRYVDQAALANCLGLPSRGVNGCADSLRRWRGRGLSAVPVIVSFMGFTLDEYVAGFRALQPLADALEVALRCPNTPDEQNFVSRGEFATLLTELMRFREKPLWVKLPSLDVEVDRDHLADLVETSLRGGVDGFMVSGTRPVVEPRLSRGRGSLSGRPVLGRTMTAVREVYRVTRGRAAIVAQGGIGSAEDAFAAILAGANAVSIYTQFVYEGPGLARRINRELVTLMRAHGVASIRELCGREQTITVRVAREARSG; translated from the coding sequence ATGAACGTTTACCGTGCGCTCATTCGGCCCGCCGCATTCTTGCTGCCGGCGGAGACCGCCCACCACCTGGGATTGTGGGCGCTCCGGCAGAGCCGCGCGTGGGAGGCGCTTAGGCCGGTGTTCACGTTCGCGGACCCGGTCCTGCACCAGCACGCCGGGGGGCTGGACCTGCGGAATCCGGTGGGGGTCGCGCCGGGGTTCGACAAAGACTGCGAAGTCATGCGAGGCCTTGCCTCTCTCGGGTTCGGCTTCGTCGAGGCCGGTACCGTGATGCCGACTCCCCGGGAGGGCAATCCCGGCCCGCGCCTGCTCCGCTACGTCGATCAGGCCGCGCTGGCGAACTGCCTCGGCCTTCCCAGTCGCGGTGTGAATGGGTGCGCCGATTCGCTGCGGCGCTGGAGGGGACGTGGGCTCAGCGCCGTGCCCGTCATCGTGAGTTTCATGGGTTTCACCCTGGACGAGTACGTGGCGGGATTTCGCGCCCTCCAACCCCTGGCCGATGCGCTGGAGGTCGCGCTGCGTTGCCCCAACACGCCGGACGAGCAGAACTTCGTCTCGCGTGGGGAGTTTGCGACGCTCCTTACCGAGCTGATGCGTTTCCGCGAGAAACCGCTCTGGGTGAAGCTGCCGTCGCTGGATGTCGAGGTGGATCGTGATCATCTCGCCGATCTTGTGGAGACGAGCCTCCGCGGAGGCGTCGACGGCTTCATGGTGTCGGGAACCCGGCCGGTGGTCGAGCCGCGTCTGTCCCGCGGACGCGGCAGTCTCAGCGGGCGGCCGGTGCTGGGTCGCACGATGACGGCCGTTCGCGAGGTCTACCGGGTGACGCGCGGGCGCGCGGCCATCGTCGCACAGGGCGGGATCGGCTCAGCCGAGGATGCGTTCGCCGCGATCTTGGCCGGCGCCAATGCCGTGAGCATCTACACGCAGTTTGTCTACGAGGGGCCGGGTCTCGCCCGCCGGATCAACCGCGAACTGGTCACGCTGATGCGCGCCCACGGCGTGGCATCCATTCGGGAGCTGTGCGGGCGTGAGCAGACGATCACGGTCCGCGTGGCGCGCGAGGCGCGGAGCGGA
- a CDS encoding deacylase, whose amino-acid sequence MSNIVDTLTAQQRHWVDAAWASIDRDVLARLLTAMVNIPSPPGEERALAEFIAGHLREHGLRAHCQFLDDQQANAVGVCPGRGGGADLLLYSPIDTAFTGTEIDDLPWTGASLRPDLVPVATTQDGFVVGLGAENPKGYAACIIGAAEAIARAGIPLLGDLVVGLGAGGMPANAPLHRRGRRNIGQGVGCAHMLEQGVRGDFALIAKPGWTVSYEEVGVCWFRIDVKGTLAYTGMRHILPYQNAIVAAGEVTQALERWFPEYTARNTSGAVAPQGSIGAIVGGWPHKPAFTPAVCQIHVDLRVNPRTSPSGVKAQFAQAMDEIHRAHPHLDFGWEMVLGIPGSHSDPDGWIVRAAVRGWEALEGRPHVAEGNKSGATDANILRQWGVPTARIGMPRPPSSGPFAGQFSMGVVHLESVYTLIKLLIHVAVDTCTRPRRELGLES is encoded by the coding sequence GTGTCGAACATCGTGGACACGCTGACGGCACAACAGCGGCACTGGGTGGACGCCGCATGGGCCAGCATCGACCGCGATGTCTTGGCCCGTCTGCTCACGGCGATGGTGAACATTCCGAGTCCGCCCGGCGAAGAGCGGGCGCTCGCGGAATTCATCGCCGGCCATCTGCGGGAGCACGGCCTGCGGGCCCACTGCCAGTTCCTGGACGACCAGCAGGCCAATGCCGTCGGAGTCTGCCCCGGCCGAGGCGGGGGCGCGGATCTCCTGTTGTACTCGCCAATCGACACGGCGTTCACTGGGACGGAAATTGACGATCTCCCTTGGACCGGTGCCTCCCTGCGGCCGGATCTCGTGCCGGTTGCGACGACCCAGGATGGCTTCGTTGTGGGGCTCGGTGCGGAGAACCCCAAAGGGTACGCCGCGTGCATCATCGGGGCCGCCGAGGCCATTGCCCGAGCGGGTATCCCGCTTCTGGGGGACCTCGTCGTTGGGCTCGGCGCGGGCGGGATGCCGGCAAACGCGCCCCTCCACCGCCGCGGGCGCCGCAACATCGGCCAAGGGGTCGGCTGCGCCCACATGCTCGAGCAGGGCGTGCGCGGCGATTTTGCCCTCATCGCCAAGCCCGGGTGGACGGTATCGTACGAAGAGGTCGGCGTGTGTTGGTTCCGCATCGATGTCAAAGGCACCCTGGCATACACGGGCATGAGGCACATTCTTCCCTATCAGAACGCGATTGTGGCTGCCGGGGAGGTGACGCAGGCGCTAGAACGGTGGTTCCCCGAGTATACCGCCCGCAACACATCGGGGGCCGTTGCACCTCAGGGAAGCATCGGTGCGATCGTCGGTGGCTGGCCGCACAAGCCGGCGTTCACGCCTGCCGTCTGTCAGATACACGTCGACCTCCGGGTGAACCCGCGGACCAGCCCGTCCGGCGTCAAGGCGCAGTTCGCGCAGGCGATGGACGAGATCCACCGCGCCCATCCGCATCTCGACTTCGGGTGGGAGATGGTCCTGGGCATCCCCGGCAGCCATTCGGATCCCGACGGCTGGATCGTGCGGGCCGCCGTTCGCGGATGGGAAGCGCTTGAGGGAAGGCCCCACGTGGCCGAGGGGAACAAGAGCGGCGCGACCGACGCGAACATCCTCCGGCAGTGGGGTGTGCCTACCGCCCGCATCGGCATGCCGCGACCGCCGTCTTCGGGGCCGTTCGCCGGTCAGTTTTCGATGGGCGTCGTGCACCTAGAGAGCGTGTATACGCTGATCAAGTTGCTGATCCACGTCGCCGTCGATACCTGCACCAGGCCGCGTCGCGAACTCGGGCTGGAGTCCTGA
- a CDS encoding thiamine pyrophosphate-binding protein, with protein MSTAAAFGAAAREVYAALKGANVDFAVYLPDSVLYPVTDLLEADPQIRTVVCSREDEGVAIAAGAYLGGRRPVVLMEGSGMGYCGLILARALLQRTPMLVLASHNRVLGERFDYHGATRIVGEGTAEGLGIPHLVVHDAGLLGTSVRGAMQTIQGQKIPVCVFIPAYVIQGMGP; from the coding sequence ATGTCCACCGCAGCGGCCTTCGGCGCGGCGGCGCGGGAGGTCTATGCCGCATTGAAAGGCGCGAACGTGGATTTCGCGGTGTACCTTCCCGACAGCGTGCTTTATCCCGTGACGGATTTGCTCGAGGCCGATCCTCAGATCCGTACCGTGGTGTGCTCGCGCGAGGACGAGGGTGTTGCGATTGCGGCCGGCGCTTACCTGGGAGGGCGCCGCCCCGTCGTGCTCATGGAGGGTTCGGGGATGGGCTACTGCGGCCTGATCTTGGCCCGGGCCCTCCTGCAGCGGACACCCATGCTGGTCCTGGCCAGCCACAACCGTGTGCTGGGGGAGCGCTTCGACTACCATGGGGCCACCCGGATTGTCGGCGAGGGGACCGCGGAGGGCCTCGGCATCCCGCACCTGGTCGTCCACGACGCCGGGTTGCTCGGTACGTCGGTTCGAGGAGCCATGCAAACGATCCAGGGACAGAAGATTCCCGTCTGCGTGTTCATTCCGGCGTATGTCATTCAGGGAATGGGGCCGTGA
- a CDS encoding xanthine dehydrogenase family protein molybdopterin-binding subunit: MTSRRDAVVEAAAPPGPPRVHEGGPRRLEDWELLRGGGLYVDDIRLRGMLHAAILRSPVAHAALRRVDVTPALRWPGIVAALAFADLPRETPALPNLRPHPALRARTAFPLARDRVRYVGEPIAVVVGTSRYIAEDALDCVKVEYEALPVVTGLGAAAEGRPALVHEDLGSNVAARIRQETGDVAGAFARADLVLHDSFHISRSTGQAMETRGVVAAVDRDSGVLTVWASCQRPHQNRRHIAAMLGLPEERVRVIAPHVGGGFGPKGRFYAEDYLIPHLARTLGHPVKWIEDRREHLLTTTQEREQVHQVSVALGRDGTVLGVRDSFVQDMGAYVSAGLVVPFNTLSLLPGPYRVPAVEVEATCLYTNRVATSPVRGAGQPEATFVMEHIMDLAAAALRLDPAEVRRRNLIVPEAMPYAGGLRDMDGQPIVYDSGDYPRCLARALEAIGYASARRDQERLRGQGVYRGIGLACYVELTGVGPQEEAVVRVDRGGVRVIVGCGSQGQGHRTILAQVAAAELGLHADDVSVVEGDTGLAGASMGTFGSRTAVVAGTAVLHAAQALRAKLLDEAAGRLNVSSAEVTLAGGRAYLTEDPGTRVSFSGLEARATFAPSSPTVSSGVHAVIVEVTPESGEVVILRYVIVHDCGRMLDPSLVEGQVLGGFAHGLGETLYERLVYDGDGQLLTTTFVDYLLPTAAEVPEVVLEHIEVPSPLNALGAKGAGEGGVIPVQAAVSLAVQDALRPFGIAVNRVPLAPDMLWRAEAGR; encoded by the coding sequence ATGACGTCCCGGCGCGATGCGGTGGTGGAGGCGGCGGCTCCTCCGGGACCGCCGCGCGTGCACGAAGGGGGTCCGCGCAGGTTGGAGGATTGGGAACTCCTTCGCGGCGGAGGCCTGTACGTCGATGACATCCGGCTGCGCGGCATGCTCCACGCGGCGATCTTGCGTAGCCCCGTTGCCCACGCCGCGCTCCGGCGGGTGGATGTGACGCCGGCGCTGCGATGGCCCGGCATCGTCGCCGCGCTTGCGTTCGCCGATCTGCCCCGGGAGACACCTGCGCTCCCGAACCTGCGGCCGCATCCCGCGCTTCGCGCGCGCACCGCCTTTCCACTGGCGCGCGATCGGGTGCGCTACGTCGGTGAGCCGATCGCGGTCGTCGTGGGGACCAGCCGCTATATCGCAGAGGATGCGCTCGATTGCGTCAAGGTGGAGTATGAGGCGCTGCCAGTCGTGACCGGCCTGGGCGCCGCGGCCGAGGGCCGCCCTGCGCTGGTGCACGAGGACCTGGGATCCAATGTGGCGGCGCGGATCCGTCAGGAGACCGGCGACGTGGCCGGGGCGTTCGCGCGGGCCGATCTGGTATTGCACGACTCGTTCCACATCTCGCGGAGCACGGGCCAGGCCATGGAGACGCGCGGCGTCGTGGCGGCCGTCGACCGTGACTCGGGCGTGCTGACTGTCTGGGCGTCGTGTCAGCGCCCCCATCAGAACCGCCGTCACATCGCCGCCATGCTGGGTCTCCCGGAGGAGCGCGTCCGCGTCATTGCGCCGCACGTCGGGGGTGGATTTGGACCCAAAGGCCGGTTTTATGCGGAAGATTATCTGATCCCCCACCTCGCGCGGACACTCGGCCACCCGGTCAAGTGGATCGAGGACCGGCGGGAACACCTGCTGACGACTACCCAAGAGCGGGAGCAGGTGCACCAGGTCTCGGTCGCCCTCGGGCGCGACGGGACGGTCCTTGGCGTACGAGACAGCTTCGTGCAGGACATGGGTGCGTACGTATCCGCCGGACTGGTGGTCCCGTTCAACACGTTGTCACTCCTCCCGGGACCGTACCGCGTCCCGGCCGTTGAAGTCGAAGCGACGTGCCTCTATACGAACCGGGTCGCCACCTCGCCGGTGCGTGGTGCCGGGCAACCCGAGGCAACCTTCGTGATGGAGCACATCATGGACCTGGCCGCGGCCGCGCTTCGCCTCGACCCGGCGGAGGTGCGGCGGCGGAACCTCATCGTCCCGGAGGCGATGCCCTACGCCGGGGGGCTTCGGGACATGGATGGTCAACCGATCGTGTACGACAGCGGAGACTACCCGCGGTGCCTGGCCAGGGCGCTCGAGGCGATCGGGTACGCGTCGGCCCGGCGGGACCAGGAACGCCTGCGGGGCCAGGGTGTCTATCGTGGCATTGGGCTGGCGTGCTACGTAGAGCTGACTGGGGTCGGTCCGCAAGAAGAGGCGGTCGTTCGCGTCGACCGCGGCGGGGTGCGCGTGATCGTCGGATGCGGCTCGCAGGGACAGGGTCACCGAACGATCCTGGCGCAGGTGGCCGCGGCCGAGTTGGGCCTCCATGCCGACGACGTCTCGGTCGTGGAAGGGGATACCGGTCTCGCCGGGGCGTCGATGGGTACCTTTGGGAGCCGGACAGCCGTCGTGGCCGGCACAGCGGTGCTGCATGCCGCCCAGGCCCTCCGGGCGAAGCTGCTCGATGAGGCCGCGGGACGGCTGAACGTGTCGAGCGCGGAGGTGACGCTGGCCGGCGGGCGCGCGTACTTGACGGAGGATCCTGGGACCAGGGTGTCGTTCAGCGGTCTGGAAGCCCGCGCCACCTTCGCGCCGAGCAGCCCGACGGTAAGCAGTGGCGTGCACGCCGTTATCGTCGAGGTGACACCGGAATCCGGCGAGGTGGTGATTTTACGATACGTGATCGTGCACGACTGCGGTCGCATGCTCGACCCCTCCCTTGTCGAAGGGCAGGTGCTCGGCGGGTTCGCGCACGGGCTCGGCGAGACACTCTACGAGCGCCTCGTCTACGACGGCGACGGGCAGCTGCTGACGACGACCTTCGTCGACTACCTTCTTCCGACGGCGGCCGAGGTGCCGGAAGTGGTGTTGGAACACATCGAGGTTCCGTCGCCGTTGAACGCCCTCGGCGCGAAAGGTGCCGGAGAGGGTGGGGTGATTCCGGTGCAGGCCGCGGTGTCGCTGGCGGTGCAGGATGCGCTGCGCCCGTTCGGCATCGCGGTCAACCGTGTCCCCCTTGCCCCGGATATGCTGTGGCGAGCCGAGGCGGGCCGCTGA